In Spinacia oleracea cultivar Varoflay chromosome 5, BTI_SOV_V1, whole genome shotgun sequence, a single window of DNA contains:
- the LOC110784049 gene encoding disease resistance protein RGA2 isoform X1 → MSAILENAVGGLLAAEAHGMLALLLSRIGEEIKLGWGFRKELEELQSQFTTLSVMLDGTCTSSQSNNNNNKLIDDWLKKVNDAAYDADDLLDECAYEAVKRRCRTRKRRDKFRDEVSFPLFRYHMARRVRDLRKLIASIYGDAKDLGLKPIKLAAGGNNSHDWIEDRTQQNRRQWVDDQYLIGRDEDVTQLVKLLCDSSNITRDLTVIGVVGLAGLGKTALSKRVCKAQEVMECFNSQVIWLVVSHNFNQTDILKRMVELLYKEASNLSESQVIVEKLREKLNGKRYLLVLDDVWDTIDWEPFRCALQEIGGSKGSSLLVTSRGRNVVAKMDTYGCDNNGERTMQRASVYQLQGLNEEDSWSLFMTRMSGGNLSLASEKYVIARRIIKKCGGVPLAIRALGDLLREHDIERWMEVEKSDVWEIEDKYGILPSLKLSFHYLPNTALKKCFSYCAIFGEDEVIEKDKLIQMWMAQGFLQPCDKMELIGEEYLYVLLNSSLFQEAELNELGNVETFKIHDLVLSLARVVSREVEFVSSKGKIKVNDTSSEFRHLSVTLFGEELPTTFCKKLRTYYYNPLHRMVYMRLNFLMHSKNLRVLCLCNLAQKKLPDSVGSLKHLRYLDISGNEFETLPKVITKLHQLQTLQIEFNGTFYEKKHFPVLSEEVGNLVNLRHICGGHQEIGIPLGLCHLTALQTIPIIDLREDWGGRLCELGSLNNLKGKLEIRGLEHINSVEEARSLNLGSKLNVDRLILIWTSFVVTASSPIRVQSPQMNEILEALQPRDKLVMLKVKNYAGTRLPQWLIGTTAIGCSLLNNLVSLKLMFLHAEGNLNMENLKSVRFLSVKHCYGLTISFPDQGFQCCKLLEVLNLQSTSIKNLPDVSPLIKLSTLSIIRCHWNMIRTKLVGLANLPCLKELRTDAILPRDLSEDSPVCQSLCKLELVNDYSRSLPVQVQHFAALQVLKIREFENLVTLPDWLVKLTSLRELELVSIPNLMHLPTGDGMRRLSNLQTFRVKHCPRLEEEFSEGRGEWFKVAHIIECKQYCQVQEINPDACVIC, encoded by the exons ATGAGCGCGATTTTGGAGAACGCAGTGGGAGGTCTGTTAGCCGCCGAAGCTCATGGAATGCTTGCATTATTGCTGTCACGAATCGGTGAAGAAATCAAACTCGGATGGGGTTTTAGGAAAGAGTTAGAGGAGCTCCAAAGTCAGTTCACTACATTGAGTGTGATGTTAGATGGCACCTGCACCTCTTCTCaatccaacaacaacaacaacaaactgATAGATGATTGGCTAAAGAAGGTAAATGATGCAGCATATGATGCAGACGATTTGCTGGACGAGTGTGCGTATGAAGCTGTGAAGCGGAGATGCAGAACTAGAAAGAGAAGGGACAAGTTCAGAGACGAAGTCTCCTTTCCTTTATTCCGCTACCATATGGCTCGCAGAGTGAGGGATTTGAGGAAGTTGATAGCTAGCATCTATGGTGATGCTAAGGACCTTGGCCTTAAACCCATAAAATTAGCTGCTGGCGGTAATAATAGTCATGATTGGATAGAAGACAGGACACAGCAAAACCGGCGACAGTGGGTGGATGATCAATACCTTATAGGAAGGGACGAGGATGTAACTCAGCTTGTTAAGTTGTTATGCGATTCCAGTAACATTACTAGAGATCTCACTGTCATTGGAGTAGTGGGCTTGGCTG GCCTAGGAAAGACAGCATTGAGCAAACGTGTTTGTAAGGCCCAAGAAGTGATGGAATGCTTCAATTCTCAGGTTATTTGGCTTGTGGTCTCTCATAACTTTAATCAAACAGATATTTTGAAGAGAATGGTTGAGTTGCTTTACAAAGAAGCTTCAAATCTGTCCGAAAGTCAAGTAATAGTAGAAAAGCTTCGGGAGAAGCTGAACGGGAAGAGGTATTTACTTGTACTAGATGATGTGTGGGATACGATTGATTGGGAACCATTTAGATGCGCTTTGCAAGAAATTGGTGGCTCAAAGGGTTCTAGCCTTTTAGTGACTTCTCGGGGTAGGAATGTGGTGGCCAAGATGGATACATATGGTTGTGACAACAATGGTGAAAGAACTATGCAGAGGGCATCTGTATATCAGTTACAGGGGCTAAATGAAGAAGATAGTTGGTCTTTATTCATGACAAGAATGAGTGGTGGCAATTTATCATTGGCCAGTGAAAAATATGTGATAGCAAGGAGGATTATAAAGAAATGTGGTGGTGTTCCTCTAGCTATAAGAGCACTTGGAGACTTACTAAGGGAACATGATATAGAAAGGTGGATGGAAGTTGAGAAAAGTGATGTATGGGAGATAGAAGATAAATATGGCATTTTGCCTTCCTTAAAATTGAGTTTCCATTACTTGCCAAACACAGCTTTAAAAAAATGCTTTTCCTATTGTGCCATTTTTGGGGAAGATGAGGTCAttgaaaaggataaattaattcaaatgtggATGGCGCAAGGCTTCTTGCAACCGTGCgataaaatggagttaatagggGAAGAGTATTTGTACGTCCTGTTAAATAGCTCCCTGTTTCAAGAAGCTGAATTGAACGAGCTTGGAAATGTGGAGACGTTCAAGATACACGATCTTGTATTATCTCTGGCACgtgttgtttcaagagaggtgGAGTTCGTGAGTTCGAAAGGAAAGATTAAGGTCAATGATACTTCAAGTGAGTTTCGACACCTATCAGTTACGCTCTTTGGAGAAGAGCTTCCCACCACATTTTGTAAGAAGTTGCGTACATACTACTATAACCCACTTCATCGAATGGTCTACATGCGTTTGAATTTTTTGATGCATTCTAAGAATCTAAGGGTGTTGTGTTTGTGTAATCTTGCTCAGAAGAAGTTACCAGATTCGGTTGGTAGTTTGAAACATTTGAGATACCTGGATATATCTGGAAATGAGTTTGAGACACTTCCAAAAGTGATCACAAAACTCCACCAATTGCAAACGTTGCAGATTGAGTTTAATGGTACGTTCTATGAAAAGAAACACTTCCCCGTTCTCTCAGAAGAAGTTGGTAATCTGGTAAATCTGAGGCACATTTGTGGTGGACACCAAGAAATTGGTATACCTTTAGGCTTGTGTCATTTGACTGCTCTACAAACTATACCAATCATCGATCTAAGAGAAGATTGGGGTGGGAGATTATGTGAGCTAGGTTCATTGAATAACCTTAAGGGAAAACTGGAAATCCGAGGTTTAGAACACATAAACAGTGTAGAGGAAGCTAGAAGCCTAAACTTGGGAAGCAAGTTGAATGTTGATAGGTTAATCCTGATATGGACTTCGTTCGTCGTCACAGCCTCGTCTCCAATTCGAGTACAGTCGCCCCAGATGAATGAAATCCTAGAAGCCCTGCAACCCCGTGATAAATTGGTGATGCTTAAGGTTAAAAATTACGCCGGCACCAGACTACCGCAGTGGTTGATAGGGACGACTGCCATCGGGTGTTCCCTGCTGAACAACCTCGTTTCCCTAAAGTTAATGTTTTTACACGCCGAGGGAAATCTCAACATGGAGAATCTCAAATCTGTTCGGTTCTTGTCAGTAAAACATTGTTACGGTTTGACTATTTCATTTCCGGATCAAGGATTCCAATGCTGCAAATTGCTTGAAGTACTTAATTTACAAAGTACTTCTATTAAAAATCTTCCAGATGTGTCGCCACTGATCAAGCTTAGTACTCTAAGCATTATAAGATGTCATTGGAATATGATCAGAACGAAGCTAGTAGGGCTGGCCAATCTCCCTTGTTTAAAAGAACTGCGAACTGATGCAATACTACCTAGAGACTTGAGCGAAGATAGTCCCGTTTGCCAATCCCTCTGTAAACTAGAATTGGTAAATGATTATAGCAGAAGCCTTCCTGTTCAGGTTCAACATTTTGCGGCACTGCAAGTTTTGAAGATTCGAGAGTTTGAGAATCTAGTAACGTTACCAGATTGGCTCGTAAAATTGACATCTCTTAGAGAATTGGAACTTGTTTCCATTCCCAACCTGATGCATCTACCTACTGGAGACGGTATGAGAAGACTCTCCAACTTGCAAACTTTTCGGGTGAAACATTGTCCCCGGCTGGAGGAAGAATTTAGTGAAGGGAGAGGGGAGTGGTTCAAAGTTGCCCATATCATAGAATGCAAACAGTATTGCCAG
- the LOC110784049 gene encoding disease resistance protein RGA2 isoform X2 produces the protein MSAILENAVGGLLAAEAHGMLALLLSRIGEEIKLGWGFRKELEELQSQFTTLSVMLDGTCTSSQSNNNNNKLIDDWLKKVNDAAYDADDLLDECAYEAVKRRCRTRKRRDKFRDEVSFPLFRYHMARRVRDLRKLIASIYGDAKDLGLKPIKLAAGGNNSHDWIEDRTQQNRRQWVDDQYLIGRDEDVTQLVKLLCDSSNITRDLTVIGVVGLADILKRMVELLYKEASNLSESQVIVEKLREKLNGKRYLLVLDDVWDTIDWEPFRCALQEIGGSKGSSLLVTSRGRNVVAKMDTYGCDNNGERTMQRASVYQLQGLNEEDSWSLFMTRMSGGNLSLASEKYVIARRIIKKCGGVPLAIRALGDLLREHDIERWMEVEKSDVWEIEDKYGILPSLKLSFHYLPNTALKKCFSYCAIFGEDEVIEKDKLIQMWMAQGFLQPCDKMELIGEEYLYVLLNSSLFQEAELNELGNVETFKIHDLVLSLARVVSREVEFVSSKGKIKVNDTSSEFRHLSVTLFGEELPTTFCKKLRTYYYNPLHRMVYMRLNFLMHSKNLRVLCLCNLAQKKLPDSVGSLKHLRYLDISGNEFETLPKVITKLHQLQTLQIEFNGTFYEKKHFPVLSEEVGNLVNLRHICGGHQEIGIPLGLCHLTALQTIPIIDLREDWGGRLCELGSLNNLKGKLEIRGLEHINSVEEARSLNLGSKLNVDRLILIWTSFVVTASSPIRVQSPQMNEILEALQPRDKLVMLKVKNYAGTRLPQWLIGTTAIGCSLLNNLVSLKLMFLHAEGNLNMENLKSVRFLSVKHCYGLTISFPDQGFQCCKLLEVLNLQSTSIKNLPDVSPLIKLSTLSIIRCHWNMIRTKLVGLANLPCLKELRTDAILPRDLSEDSPVCQSLCKLELVNDYSRSLPVQVQHFAALQVLKIREFENLVTLPDWLVKLTSLRELELVSIPNLMHLPTGDGMRRLSNLQTFRVKHCPRLEEEFSEGRGEWFKVAHIIECKQYCQVQEINPDACVIC, from the exons ATGAGCGCGATTTTGGAGAACGCAGTGGGAGGTCTGTTAGCCGCCGAAGCTCATGGAATGCTTGCATTATTGCTGTCACGAATCGGTGAAGAAATCAAACTCGGATGGGGTTTTAGGAAAGAGTTAGAGGAGCTCCAAAGTCAGTTCACTACATTGAGTGTGATGTTAGATGGCACCTGCACCTCTTCTCaatccaacaacaacaacaacaaactgATAGATGATTGGCTAAAGAAGGTAAATGATGCAGCATATGATGCAGACGATTTGCTGGACGAGTGTGCGTATGAAGCTGTGAAGCGGAGATGCAGAACTAGAAAGAGAAGGGACAAGTTCAGAGACGAAGTCTCCTTTCCTTTATTCCGCTACCATATGGCTCGCAGAGTGAGGGATTTGAGGAAGTTGATAGCTAGCATCTATGGTGATGCTAAGGACCTTGGCCTTAAACCCATAAAATTAGCTGCTGGCGGTAATAATAGTCATGATTGGATAGAAGACAGGACACAGCAAAACCGGCGACAGTGGGTGGATGATCAATACCTTATAGGAAGGGACGAGGATGTAACTCAGCTTGTTAAGTTGTTATGCGATTCCAGTAACATTACTAGAGATCTCACTGTCATTGGAGTAGTGGGCTTGGCTG ATATTTTGAAGAGAATGGTTGAGTTGCTTTACAAAGAAGCTTCAAATCTGTCCGAAAGTCAAGTAATAGTAGAAAAGCTTCGGGAGAAGCTGAACGGGAAGAGGTATTTACTTGTACTAGATGATGTGTGGGATACGATTGATTGGGAACCATTTAGATGCGCTTTGCAAGAAATTGGTGGCTCAAAGGGTTCTAGCCTTTTAGTGACTTCTCGGGGTAGGAATGTGGTGGCCAAGATGGATACATATGGTTGTGACAACAATGGTGAAAGAACTATGCAGAGGGCATCTGTATATCAGTTACAGGGGCTAAATGAAGAAGATAGTTGGTCTTTATTCATGACAAGAATGAGTGGTGGCAATTTATCATTGGCCAGTGAAAAATATGTGATAGCAAGGAGGATTATAAAGAAATGTGGTGGTGTTCCTCTAGCTATAAGAGCACTTGGAGACTTACTAAGGGAACATGATATAGAAAGGTGGATGGAAGTTGAGAAAAGTGATGTATGGGAGATAGAAGATAAATATGGCATTTTGCCTTCCTTAAAATTGAGTTTCCATTACTTGCCAAACACAGCTTTAAAAAAATGCTTTTCCTATTGTGCCATTTTTGGGGAAGATGAGGTCAttgaaaaggataaattaattcaaatgtggATGGCGCAAGGCTTCTTGCAACCGTGCgataaaatggagttaatagggGAAGAGTATTTGTACGTCCTGTTAAATAGCTCCCTGTTTCAAGAAGCTGAATTGAACGAGCTTGGAAATGTGGAGACGTTCAAGATACACGATCTTGTATTATCTCTGGCACgtgttgtttcaagagaggtgGAGTTCGTGAGTTCGAAAGGAAAGATTAAGGTCAATGATACTTCAAGTGAGTTTCGACACCTATCAGTTACGCTCTTTGGAGAAGAGCTTCCCACCACATTTTGTAAGAAGTTGCGTACATACTACTATAACCCACTTCATCGAATGGTCTACATGCGTTTGAATTTTTTGATGCATTCTAAGAATCTAAGGGTGTTGTGTTTGTGTAATCTTGCTCAGAAGAAGTTACCAGATTCGGTTGGTAGTTTGAAACATTTGAGATACCTGGATATATCTGGAAATGAGTTTGAGACACTTCCAAAAGTGATCACAAAACTCCACCAATTGCAAACGTTGCAGATTGAGTTTAATGGTACGTTCTATGAAAAGAAACACTTCCCCGTTCTCTCAGAAGAAGTTGGTAATCTGGTAAATCTGAGGCACATTTGTGGTGGACACCAAGAAATTGGTATACCTTTAGGCTTGTGTCATTTGACTGCTCTACAAACTATACCAATCATCGATCTAAGAGAAGATTGGGGTGGGAGATTATGTGAGCTAGGTTCATTGAATAACCTTAAGGGAAAACTGGAAATCCGAGGTTTAGAACACATAAACAGTGTAGAGGAAGCTAGAAGCCTAAACTTGGGAAGCAAGTTGAATGTTGATAGGTTAATCCTGATATGGACTTCGTTCGTCGTCACAGCCTCGTCTCCAATTCGAGTACAGTCGCCCCAGATGAATGAAATCCTAGAAGCCCTGCAACCCCGTGATAAATTGGTGATGCTTAAGGTTAAAAATTACGCCGGCACCAGACTACCGCAGTGGTTGATAGGGACGACTGCCATCGGGTGTTCCCTGCTGAACAACCTCGTTTCCCTAAAGTTAATGTTTTTACACGCCGAGGGAAATCTCAACATGGAGAATCTCAAATCTGTTCGGTTCTTGTCAGTAAAACATTGTTACGGTTTGACTATTTCATTTCCGGATCAAGGATTCCAATGCTGCAAATTGCTTGAAGTACTTAATTTACAAAGTACTTCTATTAAAAATCTTCCAGATGTGTCGCCACTGATCAAGCTTAGTACTCTAAGCATTATAAGATGTCATTGGAATATGATCAGAACGAAGCTAGTAGGGCTGGCCAATCTCCCTTGTTTAAAAGAACTGCGAACTGATGCAATACTACCTAGAGACTTGAGCGAAGATAGTCCCGTTTGCCAATCCCTCTGTAAACTAGAATTGGTAAATGATTATAGCAGAAGCCTTCCTGTTCAGGTTCAACATTTTGCGGCACTGCAAGTTTTGAAGATTCGAGAGTTTGAGAATCTAGTAACGTTACCAGATTGGCTCGTAAAATTGACATCTCTTAGAGAATTGGAACTTGTTTCCATTCCCAACCTGATGCATCTACCTACTGGAGACGGTATGAGAAGACTCTCCAACTTGCAAACTTTTCGGGTGAAACATTGTCCCCGGCTGGAGGAAGAATTTAGTGAAGGGAGAGGGGAGTGGTTCAAAGTTGCCCATATCATAGAATGCAAACAGTATTGCCAG